In one window of Spartinivicinus marinus DNA:
- a CDS encoding protein phosphatase CheZ — translation MSLLDKLKDQAPTEFETSLKEQAQKMVEHLEKGNLKDAIEVIQEINEVRDKSLYKEVGRLTRALHESIRNFHVEAGLAGGDQENMSDMVDASDRLEYVTKMTESAANTTMDLVDNCMPIVGELKSDAHSLRDEWSKIRKRQMNPDEFRKLYKQMDEFLDRSEKQVNQVHSNLTEILVAQNYQDLTGQVIKRVVELVQQVEDSLVDLVRMAGQVDKLTGIEHEITVTEEDSIAAEGPQIKAEERVDVVSGQDDVDDLLSSLGF, via the coding sequence ATGTCGCTGCTTGATAAATTAAAAGACCAGGCACCCACTGAATTTGAAACGAGCCTGAAAGAGCAGGCTCAAAAAATGGTGGAGCATCTGGAAAAAGGCAATTTAAAAGATGCCATAGAAGTCATTCAGGAAATTAACGAGGTTAGGGATAAAAGCTTATATAAAGAGGTAGGCAGACTAACCCGGGCATTACATGAGTCGATTCGAAACTTTCATGTTGAAGCGGGGCTGGCAGGTGGCGATCAAGAAAATATGTCAGATATGGTGGACGCTTCTGATCGTTTGGAATATGTCACAAAGATGACTGAAAGTGCGGCAAATACCACCATGGATTTGGTGGATAACTGTATGCCGATAGTCGGTGAATTAAAGTCTGATGCTCATAGCTTACGAGATGAGTGGTCAAAAATTCGCAAGCGACAAATGAACCCTGATGAATTTAGAAAGCTTTATAAACAGATGGATGAGTTTTTAGATCGCAGTGAAAAACAAGTTAATCAAGTCCATAGCAACTTAACTGAAATTTTAGTTGCACAAAATTATCAGGACTTAACTGGTCAGGTTATTAAAAGAGTCGTTGAGCTTGTTCAGCAGGTAGAAGACAGTTTAGTTGACCTCGTCAGGATGGCGGGTCAGGTAGATAAACTGACTGGTATTGAACATGAAATAACAGTAACTGAAGAAGATTCTATCGCTGCTGAAGGTCCACAAATCAAAGCAGAGGAACGGGTCGATGTAGTGTCAGGCCAAGATGATGTTGATGATTTGCTTTCTAGTTTGGGGTTTTAG
- a CDS encoding chemotaxis protein CheA gives MSFEADEDILQDFLVEAGEILELLSEQLVDLENSPDDMDLLNAIFRGFHTVKGGAGFLQLNSLVDCCHVAENVFDMLRNGQRKVSTELMDVVLQALDTINEMFSQVRDRVEPTPADPELLKALADLAQPEGAAPAAEAAAPPEPAPTEPEPASTTPQQPTANAGTEGGGDITDAEFEKLLDAVADESSEVKAAAPTAAGGDEITEDEFEALLDQLHGSGPVSSDAATPPEPPAKAAEPAPATTSAAAPPSGSDEITEDEFEALLNELHGGSAPVGQATTPAETAEAPPAATTPAAPAGAPAAAAAKTGSDLITEAEFESLLDELQGSPPAAPTKPAAASPPPAQPAATAAPVKREPPAAAPPASPPKPPAAAEARQPAGGGGKPAPAKEAPAAEATVRVDTARLDDIMNMVGELVLVRNRLVRLGNKSGDEVLSKAVANLDVVTGDLQLSVMKTRMQPIKKVFGRFPRVVRDLARSLKKEINLELEGEETDLDKNLVEALADPLVHLVRNAVDHGIESPEDREKAGKSRKGTVVLSAQQEGDHILLSIADDGAGMDPDKLRGIAVSRGIYEQDAADRLSDNECYNLIFAPGFSTKTEITDISGRGVGMDVVKNKISQLNGTINIDSVKGEGSKLIIKVPLTLAIMPTLMVMLENQAFALPLVSVNEIFHLDLSKTNVVDGQEVVIVREKALPLFHLKRWLINGRRFDESDVTKTEAHVVVVSVGTQRVGFVVDQLIGQEEVVIKPLGQTLQGTPGMAGATITGDGRIALILDVPSLLKEYA, from the coding sequence ATGAGTTTCGAGGCTGATGAAGACATCCTGCAGGATTTTTTAGTCGAAGCCGGAGAAATCTTAGAGCTGCTTTCTGAACAGCTCGTTGACCTGGAAAATAGCCCCGATGATATGGATTTATTAAATGCTATTTTCCGGGGATTCCACACCGTTAAAGGAGGAGCAGGGTTTCTTCAATTAAATAGTCTTGTTGACTGCTGTCATGTGGCTGAAAACGTTTTTGATATGCTGCGTAACGGGCAGCGGAAGGTCTCGACTGAATTAATGGATGTGGTGTTGCAAGCACTCGATACCATTAATGAAATGTTCAGCCAGGTACGTGACCGGGTTGAGCCAACACCTGCTGATCCTGAGTTATTAAAGGCTCTGGCTGACTTAGCCCAGCCTGAAGGGGCTGCACCTGCCGCAGAAGCAGCTGCACCGCCGGAACCTGCACCTACTGAACCAGAGCCAGCCTCCACCACACCCCAGCAACCGACTGCGAATGCTGGCACTGAAGGAGGGGGGGATATCACTGATGCAGAGTTTGAAAAGCTGTTAGATGCAGTGGCAGATGAATCATCAGAGGTTAAAGCGGCAGCGCCAACCGCCGCTGGTGGTGATGAAATTACTGAGGATGAGTTTGAAGCGCTGTTGGACCAATTACATGGCAGTGGTCCTGTCAGTAGTGACGCAGCAACACCGCCTGAACCTCCCGCTAAAGCAGCTGAACCTGCACCAGCCACTACTTCGGCTGCAGCGCCACCCAGTGGTAGTGATGAAATTACAGAAGATGAGTTTGAGGCCCTGTTGAATGAGTTGCATGGCGGGAGTGCTCCAGTTGGCCAGGCTACTACTCCAGCTGAAACAGCGGAGGCTCCACCCGCTGCGACTACACCTGCTGCCCCTGCAGGCGCTCCAGCAGCTGCCGCAGCCAAAACAGGAAGCGACTTGATAACGGAAGCTGAGTTTGAAAGCCTGCTAGATGAACTACAAGGGAGCCCTCCTGCTGCACCTACTAAGCCTGCGGCAGCTTCCCCTCCACCAGCACAACCAGCCGCTACTGCGGCGCCAGTCAAACGAGAGCCACCGGCAGCAGCACCTCCAGCCAGTCCACCTAAACCGCCTGCGGCAGCCGAAGCCCGTCAACCAGCGGGTGGTGGCGGCAAACCCGCGCCAGCCAAAGAAGCACCGGCAGCAGAAGCAACCGTTCGGGTGGATACTGCGCGACTTGATGACATCATGAACATGGTCGGTGAGCTGGTGTTAGTCAGGAATCGATTGGTCAGGTTGGGTAACAAAAGTGGCGATGAGGTGCTATCAAAGGCCGTTGCCAACCTGGATGTAGTCACAGGTGACCTTCAGTTATCAGTGATGAAAACCCGGATGCAACCGATCAAGAAAGTATTTGGCCGGTTTCCTCGGGTAGTAAGGGATTTGGCTAGAAGCTTGAAAAAAGAAATTAATTTAGAGCTTGAAGGTGAAGAAACCGACCTAGATAAAAACCTAGTTGAAGCGTTAGCTGACCCTTTAGTGCATTTGGTCAGAAATGCGGTTGATCATGGTATTGAATCGCCAGAGGATCGTGAAAAAGCAGGTAAATCACGCAAAGGCACCGTCGTATTATCAGCCCAGCAAGAGGGCGATCATATTTTACTATCCATTGCGGATGACGGTGCAGGTATGGACCCTGATAAATTAAGAGGAATTGCTGTTTCTCGCGGGATTTATGAACAGGATGCAGCGGATCGGCTATCGGATAACGAGTGTTATAACTTAATTTTTGCCCCCGGTTTTTCAACTAAAACTGAAATTACTGATATTTCTGGCCGTGGGGTGGGCATGGATGTCGTAAAAAATAAAATCTCTCAATTAAATGGCACCATTAATATTGACTCAGTAAAAGGAGAAGGCTCTAAGCTTATTATTAAAGTGCCATTAACATTGGCAATTATGCCAACCTTAATGGTAATGCTGGAAAACCAAGCATTTGCTTTACCTCTAGTCAGTGTGAATGAAATTTTTCATCTGGATTTATCGAAAACTAATGTGGTAGATGGACAGGAAGTGGTGATTGTCAGAGAAAAAGCATTGCCACTGTTCCACTTAAAGCGTTGGTTAATTAATGGCAGACGATTTGATGAAAGTGATGTTACGAAGACAGAAGCTCATGTAGTCGTGGTATCTGTAGGTACACAACGAGTGGGGTTTGTCGTCGATCAACTCATTGGGCAGGAAGAAGTGGTCATTAAACCCCTGGGACAGACCTTGCAAGGCACGCCTGGGATGGCGGGTGCCACCATTACAGGCGATGGGCGAATTGCATTAATTTTGGATGTGCCTAGCTTACTGAAAGAGTATGCATAA
- a CDS encoding RNA polymerase sigma factor FliA — MVSNEAGLYSKSGQQFNQQLIEQYTGLVKRIAHHLAARLPSQVQLDDLLQAGMIGLLEAAKKYDGSKGATFETYAGIRIRGAMLDEIRKGDWVPRSVHRNSRRITEAISGLEARLGRDAKDGEIAEELGLSLTEYHQLLSDTASSRLFSFEELLSSQDGRHSWLADQQQSSPPTKHQTEQFKKALAKAIATLPEREQLLLSLYYDEELNLKEIGMVLGVSESRVSQLHSQAAARLRARLQDWAVE, encoded by the coding sequence ATGGTGTCGAATGAAGCCGGTTTGTATTCTAAGTCAGGACAGCAATTTAACCAGCAATTAATTGAACAATATACTGGTTTAGTGAAACGAATTGCCCATCATTTAGCTGCCCGGCTGCCATCTCAGGTGCAATTAGATGATTTATTACAAGCAGGCATGATAGGCCTATTAGAGGCTGCTAAAAAGTATGATGGGAGCAAAGGTGCCACCTTTGAAACCTATGCGGGTATTCGCATTCGCGGCGCTATGCTTGATGAAATTCGCAAAGGGGATTGGGTACCTCGCTCGGTACATCGAAATAGTCGGCGGATTACAGAAGCAATCAGTGGGCTTGAAGCGAGACTTGGACGCGACGCAAAAGATGGAGAAATTGCAGAAGAATTAGGATTGAGCTTAACTGAATACCATCAGCTGTTAAGTGATACAGCTTCAAGCCGGTTATTTAGCTTTGAAGAATTACTGAGTAGCCAAGATGGAAGGCACTCTTGGTTAGCGGATCAACAACAATCATCGCCGCCAACCAAGCATCAAACTGAGCAATTTAAAAAAGCACTGGCTAAAGCCATTGCCACGCTACCGGAACGAGAGCAGTTATTGCTCTCACTCTATTATGACGAAGAGCTTAACCTCAAGGAAATTGGCATGGTATTGGGGGTGAGTGAGTCACGTGTAAGTCAGCTTCACAGTCAAGCTGCTGCTCGGCTTCGAGCACGTCTGCAAGACTGGGCAGTTGAATAG
- the cheY gene encoding chemotaxis response regulator CheY — MKILIVDDFSTMRRIIKNLLRDLGFTNTSEADDGQTALPMLQSGGFDFLVTDWNMPGMTGIDLLKAVRADPKLNALPVLMVTAEAKRDQIIEAAQAGVNGYVVKPFTAAVLKEKIEKIFERVEAGG, encoded by the coding sequence ATGAAAATTCTGATCGTAGATGATTTCTCTACGATGAGACGGATTATAAAAAACTTGTTACGTGACTTAGGTTTCACTAATACGTCAGAAGCTGATGACGGGCAAACTGCACTACCTATGTTGCAAAGTGGTGGCTTTGATTTTCTGGTGACCGACTGGAATATGCCGGGTATGACAGGTATTGACTTACTCAAAGCTGTAAGGGCAGACCCAAAACTAAATGCACTTCCTGTTTTAATGGTAACTGCTGAAGCCAAGCGCGATCAGATTATTGAAGCTGCTCAGGCCGGTGTGAATGGCTATGTAGTAAAACCTTTTACTGCTGCGGTGTTGAAGGAGAAAATCGAAAAGATTTTCGAGCGTGTTGAAGCAGGTGGTTAA